A region from the Brachyspira hampsonii genome encodes:
- a CDS encoding tyrosine-type recombinase/integrase, with protein MKTLDYLKLYDNNNSNLIIQYLEYIKLYKSKSTLQTYSSSIKNFYDFLYFYYDNRLSKNIQLYNTTVMYNKVDRKCIEDYIAYQVNKNLSADVIHCRVMAVKNYFKYLAKLKKISTETFFDIFDELKTPKIIVKNQLLIKADETISITKKIKEKSESFADERNIFMLLLMSNTGIRRKELACIDIENINLSNNTITIYKTKGDKPRIISFSNSIKSKLFEYLKLRKSILKQRNKIHNMLFIKTNGEPLNINTISTIMHFISKKTNTKVTCHSLRRGFATDMAENGTDIYVISKMLGHQNINTTVSRYIYVLAGMIKEAMENHPFAKFGYSTKKDCIKKDIKTNMLEEWKDLTCRMNQILNSFEKIEKDFNRA; from the coding sequence ATGAAAACGCTAGACTATCTAAAATTATATGATAACAATAATTCTAATTTAATCATTCAATATCTTGAATATATAAAACTTTATAAATCAAAATCAACTCTACAGACTTATTCAAGTTCTATAAAAAATTTCTATGATTTTTTATATTTTTATTACGATAATAGACTGTCTAAAAATATACAATTATACAATACTACGGTTATGTATAATAAAGTAGATAGAAAATGCATTGAAGACTATATCGCTTATCAAGTTAATAAAAATCTTAGTGCCGATGTTATTCACTGCAGAGTTATGGCTGTCAAAAATTATTTTAAGTATTTAGCGAAATTAAAGAAAATAAGCACGGAAACTTTTTTTGATATTTTTGATGAGCTTAAAACTCCGAAGATAATCGTAAAAAATCAGCTATTAATAAAAGCAGATGAAACGATTAGCATTACAAAAAAGATAAAAGAAAAATCAGAAAGTTTTGCAGATGAGAGAAATATATTCATGCTTTTGCTGATGTCTAACACAGGCATACGCCGTAAAGAGCTTGCCTGCATAGACATCGAAAATATAAACCTATCTAATAATACCATAACTATTTATAAAACAAAAGGGGATAAACCAAGAATTATTTCTTTTTCTAATTCTATAAAATCTAAGCTATTTGAATATTTAAAATTAAGAAAATCTATATTAAAGCAAAGAAATAAAATACATAATATGCTATTTATTAAAACAAACGGCGAGCCTTTGAATATAAATACTATAAGCACAATAATGCATTTCATTTCTAAAAAGACAAATACAAAAGTTACATGTCATTCATTAAGAAGAGGCTTTGCAACCGACATGGCAGAAAACGGAACTGACATTTATGTTATATCAAAAATGCTCGGTCATCAAAATATTAATACAACAGTGTCAAGATATATTTATGTTTTGGCTGGAATGATAAAAGAGGCTATGGAAAATCATCCGTTTGCTAAGTTTGGATATAGTACGAAAAAAGACTGTATTAAAAAAGACATTAAAACAAATATGCTTGAAGAATGGAAAGACTTAACGTGCAGAATGAATCAAATATTAAACAGTTTTGAAAAAATCGAAAAGGATTTTAATAGAGCTTAA
- a CDS encoding ankyrin repeat domain-containing protein translates to MRYLSFILIFLNTFFVLFAQTPNTGRLDQLLDYANAGDTNGIKRLISQGSISNFIDFGDNQGHNALITAASKGYKDIVLLLLSQNANVNLTCIHGKTALIYAADAGYVDIVSYLLAKNANPNIKINGGTTALLQAAGKGYYSIVEMIVNANADLRMMGTYRSGNDDGINYNMTPLMVASFNNHDLIVRLLLDKGSDINYINEYGANALFYAIARGNNDIARILLERGADANVVASYGPYGNITPLALASTLGLTDVISSLLIGKSDINFKMRDGRTALIWAAISGKSDAVNALIMNKADLNIADNDGKTALMFAAENGDYISAEYLINAGAHLNTLDKFKKTALMYAMENGNTEVVDLLTRASLTYNK, encoded by the coding sequence ATGCGTTATTTAAGTTTTATTTTAATATTTTTAAATACTTTTTTTGTATTATTTGCCCAAACACCTAATACAGGAAGATTGGATCAATTATTAGATTATGCTAATGCAGGAGATACTAACGGCATAAAAAGATTAATATCTCAAGGCTCTATTTCAAATTTTATAGATTTTGGTGATAATCAAGGACATAATGCCTTAATCACAGCAGCCTCAAAAGGATATAAGGATATTGTACTTCTCCTTCTATCTCAAAATGCCAATGTTAATCTCACATGCATACATGGAAAAACAGCTTTAATTTATGCTGCTGATGCAGGATATGTTGATATAGTTTCTTATCTGCTTGCTAAAAATGCCAACCCTAATATAAAAATAAACGGCGGAACAACAGCATTGCTTCAGGCTGCAGGAAAAGGATACTACAGCATAGTTGAAATGATAGTTAATGCTAATGCCGATTTAAGAATGATGGGAACTTATAGAAGCGGAAATGATGATGGAATAAATTATAATATGACTCCTTTAATGGTAGCTTCTTTTAATAATCATGATTTAATAGTAAGATTATTATTAGACAAGGGCAGTGATATAAATTATATAAATGAATATGGTGCTAATGCTTTATTCTATGCTATAGCCAGAGGAAATAATGATATTGCAAGGATTTTATTAGAAAGAGGTGCTGATGCCAATGTAGTAGCTTCTTATGGACCTTATGGAAATATTACGCCTCTTGCCTTAGCCTCTACATTAGGCTTAACAGATGTAATATCATCATTACTTATAGGAAAATCTGATATAAACTTCAAAATGAGAGACGGCAGAACAGCTTTAATATGGGCTGCTATTTCAGGAAAAAGTGATGCTGTTAATGCACTTATTATGAATAAAGCAGACTTAAATATTGCTGATAATGATGGAAAAACTGCTTTAATGTTTGCTGCTGAAAATGGAGATTATATTTCAGCAGAATATTTGATTAATGCAGGTGCTCATCTAAATACTTTGGATAAATTTAAAAAGACTGCTCTAATGTATGCTATGGAAAATGGCAATACCGAAGTAGTAGATTTACTTACAAGAGCAAGCCTAACATATAATAAGTAA
- a CDS encoding Imm17 family immunity protein, protein MESLVNYIKKCPYIFGILIGLMFILAAIFKWNWLLNNNSSNFMIGIYEVFGEIGVRILTGILGLIIIISCIIIWIIKK, encoded by the coding sequence ATGGAAAGTTTAGTAAATTATATAAAAAAATGTCCGTATATATTTGGAATATTAATAGGTCTTATGTTTATTCTGGCTGCAATTTTTAAATGGAATTGGCTTTTAAACAATAACAGCTCAAATTTCATGATAGGTATATATGAAGTTTTCGGAGAGATTGGAGTTAGAATACTCACAGGAATTTTAGGACTTATAATAATAATAAGCTGTATAATTATTTGGATAATAAAAAAATGA
- a CDS encoding chromosome segregation SMC family protein, with product MYIKNLNLHGFKSFAIETNIEFNEGVTVVLGPNGIGKSNIVEAFLWVMGEQSASRLRIDSAKGLESVIFHGTDTRKPSSLAQVALTLDNKSRWIKKYDTDEVIVTRKYYRKGLSEYYINDEQVRLKDIVDMFLDTGLGKNAYSVIKQGTVSEIAKQRPEERRSIIENAAGISKYLERRREAAKKLEESERNLDNVKIEIKNAEKHYKSLKEQAARTEKYYNLKDEQKKINISLNVNQVKKLKITLEEQNKSLEEHTNKKSELEKELQDLDKQKQQELLKFEETRTLSIELDKQVSLIMTELTHIEKMSNQLKNQLDNAGKEKDETINRKNSLLKRIEEDKNQIAELEEEVKTIAENIEKSLKEQEAEETNIANEQNKIAALNDKISALTNENQNAALKIADARERQLEVINKIITEIDEKKKDVMGNSFYQNIGKHESDIDIGFNNLLNAINIKMNTIKEFEEDGVLSNLNELSYNSLCSFIRNLGESLDTEKKDALFLQGIFKEYTKIKDPFVDLLFDKEGTYMQKEAIDKEIADLESFIKNNVEKIEEINNEIKISADNINRGNANLTTLTIERAKYETNKKASEDRKEMILKSMKMIEDEFASLNEKINRLEEEYKKLNEEYKENSINYKELEKKKSKTESESRHKANEIKKAESALSNFETSLAKRVKRLNEINENITRVGERINQSNDKIKDIYTHFYENYALNLKDFEENTQNLIDEESYKNKLNTINERIKNLGHINEMALDEYQEAKNRFEFLTKQKEDLEKSKEEILKIIADANKKAGEDFLKTFNEINKKFSETFKILFGGGNAGLKIQNEEDLLNSPIDIFAQPPGKRMENIISYSGGELTMTGLALVFAIFLYRPSPFCILDEVDAALDGANIIRYKNMVKNLSDKTQFLIITHDEVSATIADAYYGITAEEKGVSKIFTVKVDKDGKVNGSEEKLVNQD from the coding sequence ATGTACATAAAGAATCTTAATTTGCACGGATTCAAATCATTTGCCATAGAAACAAATATAGAATTTAATGAAGGCGTTACTGTAGTGCTTGGACCAAATGGAATAGGTAAAAGCAATATAGTAGAAGCTTTCCTATGGGTTATGGGCGAGCAGTCCGCAAGCAGATTAAGAATTGACAGTGCTAAAGGTCTTGAAAGCGTAATATTCCATGGTACTGATACCAGAAAACCATCTTCACTTGCTCAGGTAGCACTCACTTTAGATAATAAATCAAGATGGATAAAAAAATATGATACAGATGAAGTTATAGTTACAAGAAAGTACTATAGAAAAGGATTATCAGAATACTATATCAATGATGAACAGGTAAGATTAAAAGATATAGTTGATATGTTTTTGGACACCGGACTTGGAAAAAATGCCTACTCTGTTATTAAGCAGGGTACAGTTTCCGAAATAGCAAAACAGAGACCTGAAGAGAGAAGAAGCATAATAGAAAATGCTGCCGGAATAAGCAAATATCTCGAAAGAAGAAGGGAAGCTGCTAAAAAGTTAGAAGAATCCGAAAGAAATCTTGATAATGTTAAAATAGAAATAAAGAATGCTGAAAAACATTATAAATCTCTAAAAGAACAGGCAGCAAGAACTGAAAAATATTATAATCTTAAAGATGAGCAGAAAAAAATAAATATAAGTTTAAATGTTAATCAAGTAAAAAAATTAAAAATCACTTTAGAAGAGCAGAATAAAAGCCTTGAAGAACATACAAATAAAAAATCAGAATTAGAAAAAGAACTTCAGGATTTAGACAAACAGAAACAGCAAGAGCTTTTAAAATTTGAGGAAACAAGAACATTATCTATAGAGCTTGATAAACAGGTTTCATTAATAATGACAGAGCTTACTCATATAGAAAAGATGTCAAATCAATTAAAAAATCAGCTTGATAATGCCGGCAAAGAAAAAGATGAAACTATTAACAGGAAAAACTCTCTTTTAAAAAGAATAGAAGAAGATAAAAATCAAATAGCCGAACTTGAAGAAGAAGTAAAAACTATAGCTGAAAATATAGAAAAATCTCTTAAGGAACAAGAAGCAGAAGAAACTAATATTGCAAATGAACAAAATAAAATAGCTGCTCTAAATGATAAAATATCGGCCTTAACAAATGAGAATCAAAATGCTGCATTAAAAATTGCTGATGCAAGAGAAAGACAATTAGAAGTTATAAACAAAATAATCACAGAGATAGATGAAAAGAAAAAAGATGTAATGGGCAATAGTTTTTATCAGAATATAGGAAAGCATGAAAGCGATATTGATATAGGTTTTAATAATCTTCTTAATGCTATAAATATAAAAATGAACACTATAAAAGAATTTGAAGAAGACGGAGTATTATCAAATTTAAATGAACTTAGCTACAATTCATTATGCAGTTTTATAAGAAATTTAGGAGAAAGTTTAGATACAGAGAAAAAAGATGCATTATTTCTGCAAGGTATATTTAAAGAGTATACTAAAATAAAAGATCCTTTTGTAGATTTGCTTTTTGACAAGGAAGGTACTTATATGCAGAAAGAAGCTATAGACAAGGAAATTGCTGATTTAGAAAGTTTTATAAAAAATAATGTAGAGAAAATTGAAGAGATAAATAATGAAATAAAAATATCTGCAGATAATATTAATAGAGGAAATGCTAATCTCACTACCCTAACAATAGAAAGAGCAAAATACGAAACTAATAAAAAAGCATCTGAAGATAGAAAAGAAATGATATTAAAAAGTATGAAGATGATAGAAGATGAATTTGCCTCACTCAATGAAAAAATAAACAGATTAGAAGAAGAATATAAAAAACTTAATGAAGAATATAAAGAAAACTCAATTAATTATAAAGAATTAGAAAAGAAAAAATCAAAAACAGAAAGCGAATCCAGACATAAAGCAAATGAAATAAAAAAAGCTGAATCTGCATTATCAAATTTTGAAACTAGTTTAGCAAAAAGAGTAAAAAGACTTAATGAAATAAATGAAAATATAACAAGAGTTGGAGAGAGAATAAATCAAAGCAATGACAAAATAAAAGATATTTATACTCATTTCTATGAAAACTATGCTCTTAACTTAAAAGACTTTGAAGAAAATACTCAGAACTTAATAGATGAAGAATCATATAAAAATAAACTAAATACTATAAATGAAAGAATAAAGAATCTAGGTCATATAAATGAGATGGCACTTGATGAATATCAGGAAGCTAAAAACAGATTTGAATTTCTTACAAAACAAAAAGAAGATTTAGAAAAATCAAAAGAGGAAATATTAAAAATTATAGCCGATGCCAATAAAAAAGCCGGTGAAGATTTTCTAAAAACATTTAATGAAATAAATAAAAAATTCTCAGAGACATTTAAAATATTATTCGGCGGAGGAAATGCTGGACTTAAAATACAAAATGAAGAGGATTTATTAAATAGTCCTATAGATATATTTGCTCAGCCTCCGGGAAAGAGAATGGAAAATATTATATCATATTCAGGCGGAGAGCTTACTATGACAGGGCTTGCTTTAGTATTTGCAATATTTCTATACCGTCCTAGTCCTTTCTGTATACTTGATGAGGTGGATGCAGCACTTGACGGAGCGAACATTATAAGATACAAAAACATGGTTAAAAACCTATCTGACAAAACTCAATTCTTAATCATTACGCATGATGAAGTATCTGCTACTATAGCCGATGCTTATTATGGAATAACTGCTGAAGAGAAAGGCGTTTCAAAAATATTTACAGTTAAAGTGGATAAAGACGGCAAGGTAAATGGGAGTGAAGAAAAGCTAGTAAATCAGGATTAA
- a CDS encoding MgtC/SapB family protein, producing MFTEYIKHVLGNFSILEITTRILVAYIMGIFIGWEREQHKKPIGSRTTSIVCMGAALLSCYEEVFASAIILENTELAKLGTEFLSKVPDYNRISAQIVSGIGFLGAGMIIQNRGKLHGITTAAIVWVTACIGIVIGSGQWVLSTIGCICIFLSTSIYRFFIPYYISNKKRAIVYLIEHSSKIDFETELSEFGIRLINLEIVGWKENTNKTTPNIISKINIFVPKLDYKNIENIFISLNIKPLKMLHNMKEKVDFDSIEELL from the coding sequence AACAACAAGAATCTTAGTTGCATATATTATGGGTATATTTATAGGCTGGGAAAGAGAACAGCATAAAAAGCCTATAGGAAGCCGAACTACAAGCATTGTTTGTATGGGAGCAGCACTTTTATCCTGCTATGAAGAAGTATTTGCAAGTGCTATAATATTAGAAAATACCGAACTAGCTAAATTAGGAACAGAGTTTCTGAGTAAAGTACCAGATTATAACAGAATATCGGCACAAATAGTTTCAGGAATCGGTTTTTTAGGTGCAGGAATGATCATACAAAATAGAGGGAAACTTCATGGTATAACTACTGCAGCTATAGTCTGGGTTACTGCATGTATAGGAATAGTAATAGGATCGGGACAATGGGTGCTATCTACTATAGGATGTATATGTATATTTTTAAGCACTTCTATATATAGATTTTTTATACCATATTACATATCAAATAAAAAAAGAGCTATAGTATATCTAATTGAACATTCTTCAAAGATAGATTTTGAAACTGAATTAAGTGAATTTGGAATAAGGCTTATTAATTTAGAGATAGTAGGATGGAAAGAAAATACTAATAAAACTACGCCTAATATTATTAGTAAAATAAATATATTTGTACCTAAATTAGATTATAAAAACATAGAAAATATTTTTATAAGTTTAAATATAAAGCCTTTAAAAATGCTTCATAACATGAAAGAAAAGGTTGATTTTGATAGTATTGAAGAACTATTATGA